From the Cucumis sativus cultivar 9930 chromosome 5, Cucumber_9930_V3, whole genome shotgun sequence genome, the window aaataaatggaCAATAATCACATACTTTATCGATGCAACTTTTCCCCTATTATCTATAAAGAAATCAAGACACCTTAAGATTACAAACCTTGGTAATAACACAAACATCAACGTTACTTCCACTCCCCAAATCATTAAATATCCCAGAACATATCGCCTCAGTTACAAGTCGAATCCCTTCATCCCTCTGCaacaaagaatttttttagaaaaagagaaaaacccACTAATCATCATGGCagatagaaaatgaaagataattGCCACAACTAAGATCGAACATGTTGTCAAAATTATTCATGTCTATATAAGAACATGAACTTACAGTCAGGCCTTCTTTGTACTTGGATTCAAATACAGACATTGCAGCTAGAGAACCCGAACCCATTGTTGCAAATGGCAAGGTATCAGTAGATCCATGAGGATAAATCTGCAAATGAAATATTACATTAAGAGATGACTAGTTATGCAATCTAAAATTGTTTGCTTTCCAAGACAAAACTCACAGTATGTAAATGAGGTCCGGTAACATCAACCCCACCAAGCACCAAAGCGGCTGAAACATAACCTTGATAACTGGAAAAGACAATGGATTAGAAGACTTAAATCTTATGCTACAGATGTACGGAAAAAATCCCAATAGACAAAAATGCTATACCTAAAAAGGTGTTTCTTGAGAAGAGTCAATGCAGTAACAACCCTTGATTCTCTGCCAGTGTGATAGCGATGCAATTGCAATTGGGAGCTAACCATGTCTTAAAAAATGCAAGAATAAcagaaaattagttttgtttgagaaacaatattgacaaaatttaaCTTGTAGTATCAACATATTCCCAATTACCTGTTACTGCCTCTGTATCAGCAGCAGTTCCAGCTCCACAACAATATATGTTTGGTGCCATGTAATGAATTTTCTCACAGTTTTTGTCAGCAACAATAGGCCCTTCAGTAGCACGTGTATCGGCCCCAAGAATAACACCATCCTGAAGCAAATCaggaaatatttaataaaatattattttgaatttataacgGAAGCTTCGGTGTATAATTTAACCAGACCAGACTATTCAATATCGATAAGGTGAATTGCTTAAATGGTTAGACCACTTGCATAAATGGCATTTAagccaaaaataataaaatatatagcaCAAGGATCAAATAATTGCATATATAGCACACAAATTAGTAAAAGACTAAATCTCAAATGCAGCCACCATTTTGGGTCttcttctcaaatttctcTAATTAAAAGTTACCATTGATACTGGATTGCTACTATCAGTTGCTATCACGGTAGCTGCCAATGATAGCTTCTATCCATGATAGCCACTAGAGGGAAAACTtggcattttaaaaaattttacgAGTTGACTATTcaacattttctatttttgcaaatattttatctttgtgctatatatttttgttaattaaatagtgctattttccataattttcCTAAATAATTTCTTCAGACGACAGGACCAGAAGATTGCACTTTTAGTACCATAAGACCCTTCcacccaaaaaaataataataataacaacaaaatgtAGATTTGCTAGGATTCACTATATGCCTAGGCATTAGGAGACATTGGGAGAATGATGAGAAATTTCTTGTGGGAGGGGGTCAATGAGGGAGGATGGTCTCATTTAGTTAAGTGGGAGGTGGTGGTGAAGCTGGTAGGACTAGGAGGACTTGGGATTTGCTTGAGATTAAGTAATGAAGCTCTTCTAACACAATAGTTGTGGCAGTTTTTCATGGAGCACAATGCTTTGTAGCACAGAGTTATTGTGAGAAGGTTAACCACACCCATCTATCTGAGTGGGTTTCAGTTGGTGGGTCTAAGGACACTAAACTAGTTGAAAATAGAAATCTCTGGGAAGTTATTATCTCcagatttcttttcttttctcagcTGTAACTTGTTTCATTGGGGATGGCTGAAAGTTGTACTGATGAAAGGATCAACGTGTGGATGATAAGCCCCATTTTGCATTGTTTAGGTGGTTATGCCATCTCGCCTATAGGAggtcacatttttttttataggaatCAAACATGTAAATTTCATAAAGGACCAAAAGGAACAACCTATGGGCAAGGGGTTGAGAAGACCAATCCCCAAAGAACTAGTGTAGAAGAGCCTTCCAATTGTTAAAAATCATGGATAGGCTATAGTTACAAAAGAAATTGGTGTAAATTGTGCCACCAAGTGGTTGTGTGTTGAAAAACTgtccaaaaagaatcataaTGAGCATACTtgttttccataaaaaaaattgaacagcCGACCTATAGGAGGTTGCATTAAGAGGCTTAATTTTTTCCTCCTTATTCAATCTCCTTAAAGGGTGGTTCGTCTTTCCCTCCTTTAAGAATTAAGACTACCAGGTCTCTAGCTAAGGGGTTTATCTTGCAATTCATTTTTCCATAATTTGTCCACCCCCTCTCCATCCTAAGTTGACAATGCTTTAACTTGAACTCCcaatgatagttttttttatatgaaacatgtgtattcatataacaaaaaagaacaaccTAAGGGCAAGGGACAAGAGGACCCTCCCCAGAAGGaactaaaaaatgatggtCTTCCAATTGTTGTATATCATTGAAaggatataattaaaaaagtgtttggtgtaatttGTACTCCACCAAGAAGCTGTGAGTTGCAacacagtccaaaaagaatcaaaagaattatagctatcttcaaaaattctactattcctttctttccaaatgcacCAGAAAAGGGACCGAGTAGCACATCTCCATAAGATGTTTCCTTTCGAGCTATAACCTCTAATGTTGAGCCCTTCAATCATCCAGCTATCAACCTTACTAGGAAGACAAAGCTCCAaatcaaaaattcaaaacaaagtGTTCCAAGCTTTCTTAGTGAGCTCCCAATGATAGTAACTCCACTCAAGCCAGCTTTGCTTCACAGTTTTATCTTCCAAGAGTTTTCCATTGGATGtgatatttataattgaacATGGACGACGGATAGAGAGATAAAagtgaaacaaagaaaggaaCAATAAATTTTCCAAGTATTGCTAATGGTGGCAATGGATGTCTACAAAACTATTGAGtgaaaaaacaacatttgGCAATCAAAAGATAGATGGGCCTACGCAACACCCTAAATGCAACTGATTACCTGGAAGATTAAACCTACAATGGTAGTTCCAGTCTTAAGGTAAGAGGGCGATTTAAGACCCTTCTTTGCAAGCATATCATTTCTTCTGCAGAGATCAAAACTAAACCCACTCTTGGGAGGAACATCAATTGCAGAGGTAGACATAGCTAAACTTTTCGAGTGCACCTGAAAAGTGGAAACAAAATAATCGAAATGAAAAGGGGGGGAAATCAATCCACCCCACaacttgtaaaaataatataatttcgagaatccaacaaaataattgtttcTAAACAGTCTGAACCCGGTACACCCAGAAATCAAACATTTGGAAGCAATTCACAGTATAACCTACCgaagaaaaagatgagagattggtgtatttaaaatttaaaaaaaaaaattgaggtgCGACTCATAAATCGCAGGGGTGGGCAGATTATAATGAGATATCAGAAGAATCGGAAGATTTAGATTTGTAGAAATCCAACCTGAAATGAGGAATATTAAGGATCCAACCAGTCGGAGCAGCGAGACTTCGACTCAGCTTTTCTCGGTCTAAACACCAAATAACTTGcacacaaagaaaataatatatgtatgtatgtgtgggttttgttttaaagaaattgtaaaaagttaaaaaaaaaatggacagaaaatttacaagtttagaaaatatttgaatagtTTTTCTATCCTCtcttaaatagtttgttttttttttaaaaaaaattatttttaagaaaccccttatttttatttacaattatatattataaatgcaGGAGGTTATCAATTTTCGTATAAAAGTCATGGTGTATTCATTCCGAATTTGATAATGGAACATATACTATAACATATCTTATCAACAGAGGTGTGCAGTGCTTTTGTAAGACATACTACAATTAAGTTCAGTTTTGTCTTCTCtatcattcttttatattgttttattgttCTTACTTCTTAATATGTTATCAACACGAGTCTctacaattttatcatttgcaaAAGTTAGATTATAatggtagttttttttttttttttgtattggtGAACATTGCATGAAATATTTCATGTAACATTATGCATAGTTTAAATGTTTGAGAATGTAATCTTTTATGCCTATTGATATGTTGTAATTTTACGTAttatgtttacaaaattattgtttgttaaaatatttttagttgtttgtttcatcttaatttctttatgaTTCATGAGATTGTTTGTGTTTATGATCTTTAGTAAGTTTACGGTTTGCATGattgttatttcaattattctaaaatctatatatgtatagtttATGGattctttataatttgtatctataatttaattatctattttatattagtattagtttgtaattgttttatgatctaaatgtttttatcaatttacgTGTGCATGTTATCAAGTCGTTCATTATGGGTTTTGCTAGACTGTTTCACCATTGACATCTTTCTGTCTCAAACCGCCACCTAACCAACTTGGCTctaataccacttgtcacaattgcaacttttcaaacacGAGACGAGCGATTGTGCGGCATTTGTTCGATCCTATCAACAAGTCAGTCGATCGAAATCCAAAATTCGCAGACAAACTCAACTTACGATTCAACCTCCCATCacgtttttaagaaaatgttatagaaaatgtgagagagaaataaattcattgaaatcgttgttaaaacaagcattgaaAACTATCAACTGCAATAAGAAAGCataaattgcaaagagtacgACAAGGCTTAGACAAGGATTCAACTACCATGTATCctctatagtacattttgaacattttcagtTGGTAgacttgcatatgaaaatgccgaaacgtcacacccaagcatTATGActtgaaaatgaaagcaaCTAGCTAAACTATGtacaagacataaagacaagataaattgAGGGTATTCAGAGCATACGGCCATAGGTAAACACATCCTAGACAAGTATGTCCATTACATTTGGCGCACAGGTTCGAAATCAAATGTATGAGAATTAAATGACTGTGGGCTTATTTAATGGGGTTTTGATGCTTGGAAATTACAAATGTCTGTGTTTGGGGTGCAAGAATTGATAATCTTAATTTCTAACACTTATGTTTGGGTACTGGTTTTGAATTCCTAAGCTTagctaatcttttttttttttttaattgtacaatctaaatttattgtttacaaaatatttaattgatttttttaatattttgtatatataattcaacttCTTGACTTATTGAAATAAcgataaattttcaatttatataaggtaaattttctttacaaagtactaaaaactatttttatgaGTTGTCCTAGAAtaaattatgtaaaatataatcaaattaaataaaaagtaaatatatctATTTAGAATGGTATGATaagtaacaaataataaaatttaaagttaataataaatttctattgaTTCCAATTACTTTATATAAACTCTAAAAACCAACCCAATCGAACTCAAAagaatttcatttatttgaaGCTAACTCATTCCAATTTTTGAATGTtggaatttattaaatttcaaattttgataactctcatatttttaatatttaattgaaaactatttttaaaattggaatattCAATGCCCAATTTTGGTCGCCTCCCTTTCACGGATCTATAATTTTTAGTAAATCAGTATTTCAATCCATCATGCCatgatatgatatataatttttagtaAATCAGTATTTCAATCCATCATGACGTGCATGCCATGATATGATATATTCTTCATGAATCGTACACCAATCTTTGTAGTGTTTAGTAAGTAAAACACAACACACAACATTAGTAGGATAAACGGCAGATTTGCAATACATGTTCCGGTAAATGTGCTAATATAAGTCCAAACTTTTTGACCACTATGACAATGATAATACTATAATATCAAGTGTATACCGTGTCCgattaatctaaaaaatgataataagtagaaaacaaaaatgtgtgCATGCATGTTAAATATCTTTTGATATACTAACGACATTTTGATAAAGTGTTTATATGCATTTATGAcatcattaaaattaatataaaatattatgaacGACTAATTCGTGTAGGTGATCGTGGAAGTTGGTTGCATGATGTTGTTGGTGGATGTGGTAGCTAGCCAGAAGTCCCTAAAGGTGGTGGCTTTTATGAGGCATCGATGTTGAGGCTGAGTGCACTAACTAATCATGAGTATAATACTCTATACGAAGTTTGGCATTCATACACCGATATCAACTCATGAGTTTTGGTTGCACTATCACCAAGTTGGGATGGGAACTCAAATAATACCGAAATCACTATTACCATATAGATCTTTGTAATCCATGAATTTTGATTAATGGAATTTGAAATGCACCTCATCATTGCCATGTGGTTTTCCAAGTCGGTAAGAGAGAAAAGGACGACGACGCTCCAAAATTTCAACGTTTCATCTCCTTTGTCCAAGCTTGTGGACCACCGACTTGAAGTACTTTTGTCGAAATTAGCTACTCTAAATTCTACTTTTCGATCATTTCAAATCCCATTAATCAAAATGGCAGTGATTCACTTCTACTTATTTCGATCCCCTCAACGATCGAACAACTAAGAAGTGAAAATCATGAACTCATTGAAGCTTCGCCATCTTTGGGCGCTTCTGATTCTGGGTTTAGTGGGACGGACGGTGACGTTGTTTGGCGACGCCGCGAGGACTTGTGGGTTTCCGGCTATATACAACTTTGGCGACTCGAATTCAGACACAGGAGGAATATCAGCGGCACTCAATGCGATTCAACCACCCAATGGCGAAACCTTCTTTGGACATCCTTCTGGGAGGGCTTGTGATGGTCGTCTCATTATAGACTTTATAGGTAactttcctattttttctcttgtttctttgtttctgAAGATTGTGCACAAATTGCTCTGTATCCTTTCTCAGGAAACATTGAACTCTTAGGACTAGTAATGGTTTAATCTTGGTTTATATATTTGGTGGGaagatgatataatattaatctAGGCCTCTCAACTCATAATTaagatgatataatattatataaattggccttcaactattaacttaaacttttagGTCAGAAATTGTCATTTGTTTCCTTCCTTTGGAACATTGAGCTCTTGGGATTATTGATGGTTTAATCTTAGTTTAGATTATTGACGTTaagatgatataatattatatttgccCACCCATAAGCTTAAACTTTTGCATCACAAATTGCTATTTGtatcctttcttaggaacatTGAGCTCTTCGGATTAGTGATGGTTTGATCTTGTTTTAGATTATTGGGGTTAGttgatatgatattaaatttgattatattcaTCTGCTCAAGATTTTGGGTCATAAATTACTATATGTTTCCTTTCTTTGAAACATTGAGCTTTGGGATTCATGATTGTTTAATCTTGGTTTAGAATATTGGTTGCAggttatataatattaaatttgtctatactcatcattttaactttttgagtCAATCGAATAgttgatttaagatttgttttttatgaaACAATAATTGTCAtcgagaaaaaatgaaagaaaacaaccTCACCTAAAGAAAAGGGATCCAACTAAAGGAAatgttttaaagaataattacaaGTGTTTcgaaacaaaatccaaaaggGAAACGTGAAATCTCGCCAAATCCCAAACCTCCCAAGGGTCCCTTTCCTTTCGTCTAAACACCCTATCATTCCTCTCCCTCCTAAGGAATGACTATAATCATACTGGAGGAAGAGGTCTTGTGTTCAAACTTTATAACTACAATGTTATTTTCTCCCCAATTAggattaattttcatttgttggGTCTTCTACATATTTCAAGTTCGTAAGTGAGGAAAGTATTAGGtgatataataacaaatttaccTTCACTCATCAGCTTAATTGTTTTAGGTAAGAATTTGGATCATGGGATTTTAGTATAGACCTTTAATCCAGAAGTATAACTATACTGGTTTAGGTACAGAGAGCAGTGCAACATGATTTTGTTAGGAAGAGAGTTCTGCTGTCTAAGTTTATAAGCTCAAAAGGGGTTGGGATTTTAACCCTGAAAATGGCTACAGTTTATTCTATCCAACAGACTTAAGTCTTTTGAATGAATTGCTATGAAGCAACAATCATTTTCTGTATTTGAAAGCATTTTTGGGTTGTGAGTTTgtcttttttaaatctatgCACTTACGTGTGGTTTCTCTACAGCTGAGAAGCTGAAATTGCCTTACCTGAGTGCATATCTGGACTCATTAGGAACAAGTTTTAGACATGGAGCTAATTTTGCAACAGGAGGTTCGTCAATTCGCCCTGGTGGTTATAGCCCTTTCCATCTTGGCATTCAAGTATCACAGTTCATCCAATTCAAATCTCGCACCACAGATCTATACAATCGACTTCGCTCCCGCAGTCAGTTTCTGATTCTTTACTCATTACATTACACATGTCAGGACAGAACAGAGCTTTATCTCTTATGTatgaattttcttaatttgcaCCAATAACACTCGGTGACAGTCAGGACATCAATACCAATTGAACATATTGCAAGGCCCCAGGAGTTTTCAAAGGCGCTATATACGTTTGATATTGGACAGAACGATCTTGCCTACGGTTACCAACACTCATCGGAAGAACAAGTTAGAGCCTCCATTCCAGATATACTAGACGCATTCTGTGAAGCTGTGCAAGTAGGAAATCTAAACCACTCACTCGACAATGCGAACACTTAAAAAAGCTTAAATGAACACTCTGATGTGATGCCCTTCTTGGTGTATGTTTCAGCAATTGTACAAGGAAGGGGCAAGATATTTCTGGGTGCATAACACAGGTCCCATTGGATGTCTGCCTTACTCTATATTGTATAACAAAAGTCCAGAAAATCGAGATAGCAACGGATGCGTGAAGAGTCAAAACACAGTCTCTCGAGAATTTAATCGGCAGCTGAAGAGTCAGCTGCTAAAGTTGGGGAAAAAGCTTCCTTTTGCTAGAATTATCCACGTAGACGTGTATTCAGTCAAATATCTGCTCATTACCAAAGCAAAAACTCAAGGTCGTTTAGTTTGCATCGttaatgatttgaaataatgATTAGATAGTAGACAAATGACTAACTATAGTATTAAAATTGGTGGCAGGTTTTGTTAAGAATCCAGTAAAGTTTTGCTGTGGGAGTTACTATGGCTATCATATTGACTGTGGGAAAAGGGAAGTTGTGAATGGAACAGTTTACGGAAATCCTTGCGAAGATCCATCAAGGCATATTAGTTGGGATGGCATACACTACTCTGAGGCTGCAAACTTATGGATTGCTAACCACATTTTGAATGGCTCGTTTTCGGACCCACCATTGCCAGTCGACAAAGCTTGTCAAGCTCCTCGTAATGCATGATAAGGACTGTTAGTTTGAGAAGTTAATTGTTAATTCTTCAAGGGCaaatgtttcaaattcaattagaaaTCTGATCAAAGAAGCTTTGAACTTGTCAATATCAATTGATTCTCCATTCATTatgcttttgtttattttggaattttcgTCATTTATTTTAACCGCCCAATTTTTATAtgcaaatttcttttataaatgtgTGCAATACCCTCCTGTCAATGTTCAATACTCATTTTGTTGGGCTCTTGAAGTTACTAGCCTAGAATACATTAAAGGGATTCAGATGaagatttcaagaaaaaagataacaaaGAAAACTCTTATACCATCACCCCCCatgtccaaaaaaaaaaaaagtttgaaatccCTTAGGATATGCTCTTAGGCTTCTCATGGGGGAAAGAAGaggattaaaattttggggTTTATAGATTTAGAGTGTGTTCGGAGTGCTAAAAGTGTTATAGAAGGAAAGTCAATGCTGTTGAAAGCATTTGAAGTGCTTACAGGTGTGTAAATGAAACACTTCCAAAAATATTGTAGTTAAGCATCAAACGTCATCAGAATCACTTTTTCTTCAAGTGCTGATGCTAAAATGACATTTCAAAAGAACTCCCTCACTGTATCTCCCTAGGCCTAAGATTCAGATTAGGATTCGAAATACAGATGGCCTGACAGAGAAATCTAGAAGAACACCCAACATAGGATTGTTTCAAGTCAATCACATTTAACTGATTTAACTTTAGTGTTCATATGATTAAGCCATAAAAAAGGAAGGTGCACCTTGCAATTCATTTAAGCATTTCTTAGTCATACTTTTATATTCACATATACCCCTCCTAAACTTAGACATTACactgaaaaacaaacacaacacATGAGACAtctcatgaaaaaaaaaggaaaatttccCTTTAGAGTATAAGATTCGAAAGGTAGGAAAGACTGAAACACTCCTTgttcaagaaaaagaattgaaaagtaACATCAAAAACATTTCATTGCTTGGCAGGGAATTAGAAACCATTAGCTCTCAACAGATGAGAATAACGTCATCAAGTGTCCTTTCACTTTTTCTATCCGGTATCTTCAAAGAAGAACCCCCTCTGGTCCACCTTTTCTCAGTCCAAAGAATCTTCCATTGACGGGATCCCCATCCTGCTTCACCTTTTTCCAAAGTCAAAATACTTCCTCCCATTTGatagaattattttttattctttctaaataTTATGGTTATGGTTTCTACTGTACGTCTGTACTAAACATTTGATGGTGCACAGTGAGCTATAtctaagacttttttttttctctaaaaaaaaacctttataCTAGTCACACAGAATAACTAAGATATAATAGCTTTAATAGAGCTTAACAAGTGTGTTAactattgaaaaagaattgtgaaaaacaaaaaattggaagaaggaTATAGAATTCGAAGATGAGATGATGAAGGAAAAAACGGTTTATTGCTGTGGCTAGAACCTATATTGCAGTAAGAAGTATGGATATGGACCCAtcctattttaaaatctagaACACAACATGGCAAAGACacacttattaaaataaacattttcttaaatatatatattatttttatactaaaaaaaaattcaaaataattaggtCGATGcatttatatacttaaaaaatttaacttgaTGCATCTCATACTCAaaagttgttattattgtCATATATGTGTCTTTTTAGTCTAATTAACAAGTGTTCAATGCATGTCTAACACACTTGTTGAACCATCAAGTGTCCGATCTGTGTCCAACAAATGTCGGAGTGTCCAAGTGTTCGATAAGTGTTGGACATGAACATGCTAGCCAAACTAAAGTTAAAGTTTTCTTCCTTCTTAGGTTgtaaccaaacaaaataa encodes:
- the LOC101218854 gene encoding proteasome subunit beta type-7-A; the encoded protein is MSTSAIDVPPKSGFSFDLCRRNDMLAKKGLKSPSYLKTGTTIVGLIFQDGVILGADTRATEGPIVADKNCEKIHYMAPNIYCCGAGTAADTEAVTDMVSSQLQLHRYHTGRESRVVTALTLLKKHLFSYQGYVSAALVLGGVDVTGPHLHTIYPHGSTDTLPFATMGSGSLAAMSVFESKYKEGLTRDEGIRLVTEAICSGIFNDLGSGSNVDVCVITKGEKDYLRNHLLPNPRTYVSSKGYSFPKKTEVLLTKIMPLKEKVEVIERGDAMEE
- the LOC101210845 gene encoding GDSL esterase/lipase At3g27950; this encodes MNSLKLRHLWALLILGLVGRTVTLFGDAARTCGFPAIYNFGDSNSDTGGISAALNAIQPPNGETFFGHPSGRACDGRLIIDFIAEKLKLPYLSAYLDSLGTSFRHGANFATGGSSIRPGGYSPFHLGIQVSQFIQFKSRTTDLYNRLRSRIRTSIPIEHIARPQEFSKALYTFDIGQNDLAYGYQHSSEEQVRASIPDILDAFCEAVQQLYKEGARYFWVHNTGPIGCLPYSILYNKSPENRDSNGCVKSQNTVSREFNRQLKSQLLKLGKKLPFARIIHVDVYSVKYLLITKAKTQGFVKNPVKFCCGSYYGYHIDCGKREVVNGTVYGNPCEDPSRHISWDGIHYSEAANLWIANHILNGSFSDPPLPVDKACQAPRNA